TTAAACCCGCGGGTCGGGGCAAGTTCAAGGCTGGTCGATATTTAGTAGAGAAGAAACAGGGCAGGGCGGGCCAAGGTATTTACGACACGTGGCCTATCCAAAACTTTAGTATCACGGGATTTTCATACCATCCCGTTTATTACATATAATTAATGAATCTAATTCAATATCAGTAAATCTCCAGCATTGGATTGGATTTTACTTTTCACTTGTTCAATCTCCCCACTCCCCACTTCCCACTTTATCATTTCTTCCTCCTAGCTAGACCTGGCATTCAAGTCGTGTTTTTTGTGTTCGTGTCACTTTCACGCCATAACAGAGATCTTAACGGGTTGTGTCATGTAATACCtgttaaaatgaacaaataATGATCTGAACCGAACTTGGCCCATTAATATTAACggtaatatgacccaacccGTCACCCGTTAAAGAAAATACATTTTaatccaataaataatcaaatgaaaaacataatactaaattagtatatacatatcatgttgcttgtcacataaatattacttcaaatcATAATAACACATTTGTATTTCAAGCATTACATAccccaaaataagagcctaatgaaaaaaaattagtacattacaaaatatcaaatgttgaaGGATATGTGAGGTGAAGGGAGTTAGTTTAAAGGTTATGGAACCTTGCATGTTTTTTGACAataaaacccttcaattttTATCAATCACTAGGGGAAATGGTATTAGAATTTTGGCTTGATATATTGTCTTCAAgagttatattgatgatgttttcaataAGACTTTCCACATTAGCACTCTCCacataaactaagcatagaaaaaccaaatattgtaaaccattcaaattatgagtaccaaaaataattatgaaaataaataaaacaataatattGTATTATATAATAGATATATAACCTCCTCCCCTAAAAATACTACTCACGAGGGTTTGttgggttttaaaaattcaaacacgGTGTACCCATCCACAAAGCATAGAGAATGAGAGCACGtgtatttgcatatttttttttcactttttttgcACTTGTATATTAGTTATTAcaatgttttaatgtgtttggtatttttaattactttgatatttttatttttaatgtgttttccAATATTTTAATCTCACTTTTAAGAGGATAAAACATTTATGATTATGATTGTATGAGAGAGTAAAAACTTTGTTAGGTATTGACCCTAAAATTGAACGTTTGATTTTTTGCATCTATTAATATTATactagttgatttggtttttggaCAATATgtcaagtaaaatttatcctagtaataataataagaaactctcataataaaaataaataaataaataaaacttaaaatttaagttatatagaataataaaacaataatacatatttaatatacaatatctacactatggctattgtatttgaTAGTAAGTTTTTAAGTAGTTTGactttaaaatcatcaaaataattattttcttaaCGGGTTGAAACAAGTTGCCTGCGTGTAAACTCATTAAGAACTCATTATTAATAACTTCTTAACGGatgacccgataacgacccgattagttatcgtgttgatctGAAACCTATTATTTTCGTGTGATTTTCATGTCATGTTAACAGGTCGTGTAAGAAATCGTCAAGTTTACTACCAACTACCACCTCTACATGACTAGACTCCCTCTGTGAGAGTGACTAAGTCTCCTCGACCTCGACTGTGTCGACATTATAGCAACTAGCCATCATTTTCTAACTCTCCCCCAGTCCTCCCAATTGCAAGTTGTGACCACCACCACCCCATCCCAGCCATCGAGAAATTCACCATCATCCTGCAATTCCCTAGGTGTATTTGAATTGTGTGGGTTTTTTATTcaagaatttagggtttttgctCAAATTTGGGCTGCTTCAATTTATGGTttgtgaattagggtttttattcaattttgggGCTGcttcaaattagggttttcgtTTGAATTGAGATTTTTTGTATTGTCTATTATAGACTTGATGAACAAGGACTAGAGCACTGAATCATCGTGCAAGGGATCTTGTTGTCTTGAACatagtttttattttgtaaaggtgaaatttgaagtttttgaTTAAAAAAGTTCATTGTGAGTGTACAATAGAATTGCATGTTTGGTTTGTGATTGAAGTTTTGAGAGGTGGGTtccttttggatttggaaattGAGGTTCtatttttgtgttgttttgatatctacaaattcaaattgctctgttgtttttgtttggtagCTTTTCCCATAAAATCTTATTATTTTTGTCAGTAGAATTTTAGGGTTCTGTTTCTGTATGGAAAGAAAATGCATGTTGGAAATGTGTGTTGAAGATGCATGTCGGCAATATTTACAATTACAAAGGAGATGATGCAGATATACCTATTCAAATAATAAGGTCTAACAATAAAAGTGTAATTGGACCTGTGAAACCGGCCCATTTCAAATGAGTTGGGTTAGGTTTCCAACGTTCAGAATCTTTATACTCGGCTTGGCCCGTCTCATTGTATTTTAAAACGAGTTTGGGCCATCCCTCCAAATTTGGGTCGGCAATATTTACAATTACAAAGGAGACAATGTAGATATACCTATTCAAATAATATGGTCTAACAATAAAAGTGTAATTGGACCTGTGAAACCGGCCCATTTCAAATGAGTTGGGTTAGGTTTCAACGTTTAGAATCTTTATACTTGACTTGGCCTATCCCATTGTATTTTAAAACGGGTCTGGTCCATCCCTCCAAATTTGGGCTCGCCCTGTGCCCACCCCTAAATTTCAGCTGaatgcctctctctctctctctctctctctctctctctctctctctctctctccctccctccctctcaaTTCAAACTTGTTCATCTCCATCTCCATACCCATCTCCTATATTTGTCCATCTCCATCTCCATctccatctccatctcctcccCATTTTTCTCACCCTCTCTATCCAATAGGCGCGGTAACTGTTACCCTCTCTCTTTTGTAAGTACAAATTATGTACGCAAATAACAGTTTACCGTAGTGACGAAAACCAATTGTGTCTATGCACCTTGATGCgagttaaattaaatttgttttatatatCTCTACCATAATAAAGTAAGATCCCCGCTTTGCAATCACAAGGCttcattaaattaaaaattattgtgGGTGGGCAATACAATTGTGCTTTTTCTTTTGAGTAAATTACATCCTCATATTTGGGCgtaattacaacctcatactacatttttaaaacatttcaatttcatacatttattattatttcaatgtaatttcatacatccgttagtcaaattaTCCATTTAAccattaagtgatgacgtgacaATATCAAACCTATTTATTTTGATGATGTGACAAATAAAAataactaaatattaaaaaaaatacagttcaagaaaaaaattgaattaaaacaaAGTGGGCCCCACCCACCTTGTCTAAaccctattttattttaatcatCTCCTTAGTTCATCACACCATTGTTTAACTTCCGCCTCTTCCCCGTCCCTGCATATTGTCACCGCCCTCGTCCACTTCTTTCCATCTCTTCTCTCAAGTTTAATGTATcaaatttatttagtttttactACTCATATTTTACGATtaccacatcatcacttaacagctaatttaacagattttttaacggatgtatgaaattgaactGAAATAAAAGTAAATGTAtcatgttttaaagatgttgtatgaagtTACAAGTGAAGCCAAATTTGAAGGGGTAAATtgtaatttactttttttttttttttttggttacaaTTCGAATTATTGGGCCTAGAGGTTGTCATTGAAGACGAGCTAATCCAATTACGGAGGTCCGGCCCACATACCCAATCAACTACCTCCTCTCAGTTAAGATCACCACcagtcacacacacacttttAACGGTTGGATTTCGATAAGGCCTCAGCACCGGAGCAAGAAAGCCTTATTCGTCGCCATGGCATTGGCCTCGTGCTCCACCACCTTTCTCTGCAACCACGCAGCGGCAGCGGCACCGTGGTCACATCCCAGAACTAGACCCAGAAGCTTCCGGGGGCGGAGGAGCTCCATTATCAAAGCAACCGTCACCACCGGTGCCAAGCAAAACCTGAAGACCCCATTGCAGTACAGGAAGCTCGGGGACTCGGACCTTGTAATTAGCGAAATCACTCTCGGAACCATGACATTCGGCGAGCAAAACACAGAGAAAGAAGCTCATGAGATTCTCAGCTACGCATTTGAAAATGGGATTAACGCATTGGACACTGCCGAGGCTGTGAGTGATTGTGAATTGCTTGATTAATGGCCTCAATTGTGCTTTGTTTAGTTTCATTTCGCTTTATCTCGGTTTTGATTAAAGTTTAAATCTTTGCTGTTGCAGTACCCAATTCCCATGAAGAAGGAGACACAGGGGAGCACTGATCGCTACATTGCCAGTTGGCTCAAGTCTCAACCCCGTGATAAGGTATTCGGACATGTTATGTTGCGAGATTTGCAGTAAGAATGTTGTGGACGAGGTGCAAGTATTATCGCAATTTAATAACATAACATGCTAAATATATTGCAAGAGATAGATTTTGTGTTTCTAACTCAATAATATTTTCCAAATAGGTTGTTTTGGCAACAAAAGTAGCTGGCTATTCAGAGAGGTCAAGTCATTTGCGTGACAATGCCACGGTTTTGCGGGTGGATGCAGCAAACATTAGAGAAAGTGTAGAGAAAAGCCTAAAGCGCCTTGGGACAGATTACATTGATTTAATACAAATTCATTGGTAAGTTTATCGACCAAATTCCACACGTTATACAAGCTTTAACATGCTACATTCTCAAATGATTTTGTGATTGTGATTAGTATTACAGGAGATGGACCTTCACGCTCTAATTGTAAAATTGTTCTTTTCTTGACCCATTTGTTGTATCGCAGAACAACTCTTGAAATTAGTTTAGGACTGGGAGAACTGTTTAGTCTGTCTTGTTTTGGACATTTCAGCTTCTCGTAACTCTTACCGTTTTGTATGGATGaactgaagatcactttttTCTGTAAGAAGAAACAACCTTTTCAcgttttttatttacttttcgTTTCACCTTCTCCTAATTCAGCAATGAAGCCAACCATTCTGCTTGAGAACCCTTTTGATGATAATTGGAAGGTGGTGATGCGTATTAGCACTTTGCTCATCATTGGATATGCTTGTCcattttgtgtgttaaattCACAAGTAACTTGTAGTAAATAAATAACTTGAATGATTACATTGGAAACTCATTAATTAACCCAGTTTGGGAGTGCAAGAAGTGATGATAATAAAAAGAGAATAAcatgaaaaatatattttctccGTTTGTTTTGTCTGAAATCCATCCAAGAGTACTCACATTTTAGAAATCAAATATTAGCTGAAATAATTACTATTCGTAGAAATTAGAACCACTTAAATACAGGGTAAAGACGAATCAAGCTAAACCAAGAACACATGTTTAATGTGTTGGAATGCCACATTAACAtgttttccttcccttttcaGAAGACAATCTGGATCTTAAGTTGTTTAATGTGGAGGTTctcgtaaaataaaataatttctttTATGCAGGCCAGATCGCTATGTGCCATTATTTGGTGGGTATTcatatgatttttcaaaatggAGGTCAAGTGTACCATTCGTGGAGCAACTAAAGGCTTTTCAAGAACTCATTGACGAAGGAAAGGTAACATAACAATTCAaaccaatgttttaaaaggcttgCCTCAGAGCGCACCTAGGCACCCTCTGAGGCTGGGCTTGAGGGTTGTCGCCTCTGTTTTGAGGGAGTGGGCGTAAGGCTTCGCCAGAGCCGCCTAGGCGGCGGAAGGCGCGCCtcagggcttttttttttttttttttttttttttaactcccaaacccaaattttgggtagggttttaactgcctctcttccttgcactatcgtctctttgcctttttttccaatttttatttttaatataattgaTGTGTGTGCTGTCTGTGTGCATTGTTATATGTCTGCTCATTGTGCTTTTCATCCTCTattttatacatacatatatatatatatatataatatatgtatgtgcTTAGGGTGATTATTGGttaataatcttttttttttaatataatatatatgtacgctttgtgtatatattaaaaaatttaggtcccgTGAGGCGACGCCTAGGCCGGGCTATCCCTTGGACGCCTCGCCCACGCCTGACACTTTTAATACACTGATTCAAACCAATGAAAGTTTTGACTTTCAGGCTCAATATTAAAGCACTTGGAATGAGAAGTGGAAGTTAGATacaaattattaaatttttcaAGACCTGTTGTAATGTGGATTGGAAAAATAGTATCATAGTGTTCGTGAGTTTTTTGTAAGTGAATCACTGGCCGCAACTGCATCGATTTAGATGAAACATATTGTTGTCCTATGAATTGGTATACTTATAACTGGAGGAAGAGTGAATCTTTGATTCTTGAATATTCAAGTTCTTAGATGATTAATGAGTGTTGTTAAATAAATGGAGTGTCACCAGTTCTGTATAGCTTGAAATTCTAAGCTTTTTAACTTACATGTTATATAATCCTTTTGAACTTTATAGGTACGCTACATTGGTGTTTCTAATGAGACTTCATATGGAGTGATGGAATTTGTACATGCAGCTAAAGTTGAAGGGCTACCAAAGATAGTCAGTATCCAAAACAATTACAGTCTTCTAGTTAGAACTCATTTTGAAAGTAAGTCACATACCGTGAGGAGTGAAATATTACTTGACAATAAAAGTTTCTGTTCATATTTCTCTTTAGATGGTTATTCTTGTACCAACTGTTTGATAGGTTACCTATCATGTGAATATGCTAGTTGATATATCAGATTATGTTCTGAGATAAGTTTTATCTAAAGTGGTAGGGGAAATGTCTCCATTTTCATTGATTACTTGTTACAAGCTGATCCATGAGCCACACTTGAGCAATATGATTAAGTTAGATGAATGCCTGCTGTCAGTTTGTTTTCATTTCTTTAACTAATCTTTGATAACTTGTTGACATTACACGACTTGACTTGTTTGAGTGTTAATTTTATTTGCTTGACCGATAGCTGCTCATTTGATGGATGTCGACCTGGTTGGGCTGTCTATCCAGATTCCAACCTGTTTCTTTAAATGTCGGCACCTTTGTAGTGTGTGTTGAGAGTTTTTAGTGTTTACCTTCTCCCTTCTAGTTTCCCATGTTATTCTCTTAGCCCAATGAGTTTGTAATTCTTTTGTTGATTCTTTGCAGTTGACCTTGTTGAAGTCTGCCACCCACAAAATTACAACATTGGCTTGCTGGCTTATTCTCCACTGGCTGGTGGATCACTGAGTGGGAAGTACATAGATAGCACTTCCGAAGCTTCAAAAAAAGGGAGGCTAAACCTCTTCCCCGGCTACATGGAAAGATATAACAAATCTTCTGCTAGGGTATGTTAATATCTTGCATGTCGTAGAGTGTAGATCGTGTAAAACGTGGCTAAATCCAAATAACATGCATATTATAGAGTTATTTTATAATCTTAGAAACAGATGAACTCCTTTGATGTGGGGATTTATCATCACGGTGTCACATTGTAATTTTGTTGGGGAACAGCAGATTGTTTACAGGGACTTTTCGTCACTTGGGAAGCAACTTGTTTATTGTTTGAGTAAAACATTTTCGAACTGCTATATGTTCGCCAAATATTGATAAAATTTGCATTTTCTGCAATTAAAGGCCTGGAAGTTAGGACTTAGGAGTGCTAGGCTTAGCACCATATTTAACCAAGTTTTAAAGCAAGGTTGAAAAGTGTTTGGTTACCACCCACAATGCGCGCAGATTGTTTCGCACGTGATTAAAAACCTTGGCTGATCTTCTGAGTATGAAATTAACTTTGGACACCGGGGTCTTTTGGACGTAGGCTGTTTTCCGTTCTTGATGAGTTACTTTATGTTTTGAATATGAATTGCTGAGGATAATTTCATTACTGCTGATTGGTTGTCTGCCTAATTATTACTTGTTTCTGTTTTTAGGAAGCAACAATAAAGTACATCGAGCTAGGCAAGAAGTACGGGCTAACTCCAGTTCAGCTTGCACTTGGATTTGTACGGGACCGTCCATTTGTGACAAGTTCAATCGTTGGTGCAACTTCTGTCACCCAACTGAAGGAAGATGTTGATGCTTTTCTATTGACTGAGAGGCCTTTACCACAAGAAGTGATGGCTGATATTGAAGAGATTTTCAAGAGATACAAAGACCCTACCATTTGAAAAAGTGGCCTTAGGAAGTGTAATTATTACTTTTCTTGAAACATCAGCTTAAGATAATGATCGAACGTCGATGGTATCCCTTGTTGGCCTGGGCAATTCCGATTTTGCGGTGACCAAAAAACATGAGGGAAGGAAGCCTCAACTTCCCTTTTGGGGTCATTATGC
The nucleotide sequence above comes from Malus sylvestris chromosome 16, drMalSylv7.2, whole genome shotgun sequence. Encoded proteins:
- the LOC126608466 gene encoding uncharacterized protein LOC126608466, with protein sequence MALASCSTTFLCNHAAAAAPWSHPRTRPRSFRGRRSSIIKATVTTGAKQNLKTPLQYRKLGDSDLVISEITLGTMTFGEQNTEKEAHEILSYAFENGINALDTAEAYPIPMKKETQGSTDRYIASWLKSQPRDKVVLATKVAGYSERSSHLRDNATVLRVDAANIRESVEKSLKRLGTDYIDLIQIHWPDRYVPLFGGYSYDFSKWRSSVPFVEQLKAFQELIDEGKVRYIGVSNETSYGVMEFVHAAKVEGLPKIVSIQNNYSLLVRTHFEIDLVEVCHPQNYNIGLLAYSPLAGGSLSGKYIDSTSEASKKGRLNLFPGYMERYNKSSAREATIKYIELGKKYGLTPVQLALGFVRDRPFVTSSIVGATSVTQLKEDVDAFLLTERPLPQEVMADIEEIFKRYKDPTI